The genomic DNA CGTTTCCCAGAACGTGACCATCAACCTGATCAACCGCCTGGTGAAGCGCGGGGTGCTGAGCGCGGAAGACGCGAAGGACCTCGTGACGATGGCGCAGGCCGATGCCGAAGCGGCGCGGCTGCGCGATGAGTCGATGCGGGTCGCGATTGCCGATGCTTCCGCGCCACCGGTGGAGCAGGGCGATGTGGGCGTGAGCTACGTGCCGGAGCCGGTGAAGCAGCAGATGCAGACCGAGATCAAGGCGCAGCTGATGGCGGAGGCGCGCGAGCGTGAGTATTCCGCGAAGAATCCGGAGCCGGAGTGGAAGAAGCAGTGGAAGGTCTTCGGTGACCTGCGCACGCGCTACGAGGGCACCTACTTCGGCGATAGCAACGACAACACCGGCGCCTTCCCGAACTTCAACGCGATCAACACCGGCGCGCCCTTCGATGTCTCGGGCACGCAGTTCTCGCCGCAGCTCAACGTCGACCAGGACCGCGATCGTTTCCGCTTCCGCTTCCGGGCGGGTGCTGCGATCGAGCTTGAGGACGGCTTCAGCGGTGGCTTCCGGGTGGCGACGGGCGAGAGCAGCTCGCCGGTCTCGCCGAACCAATCCTTCGGTGCTTCGGGCGGCAACTTCTCGAAGTATGCGCTGTGGCTGGACCGGGCGTTCCTCTCCTACAACTTCGGCAAGCAGCTGGATGCGGATGTGAACATCGACATCGGGCGCTTTGACAATCCGTTCTTCTCGTCCGAGGTGATGTGGGATGATGACATCGGGATGGACGGGATCGCGATCCGCGGTTCGCACCAGGTCAATGACACGGTGAAGGTCTTCGGCAGCGGCGGTGCATTCCCGATCTTCAACACCGACTACAATTTCGCGACGAACAATCCGGCGAAGTTCGAGAGCACGGACAAGTACCTCTTCGCCGGGCAGATCGGCGTGAACCTGAAGCTCAAGGAGGACCTGACGGCGAAGTTCGCGGTGGCCTACTATGACTTTAGTGGAGCCGAGGGCGAGTTTTCCACGCCTTACACGCCGCTGACCTCATCGGATGCGGGCGATACCGATGGCACGCGCCCGTCCTTCGCGCAGAAGGGGAATACCTACATGCCGCTGCGGGTGATCATCCCGGATGCGAGCAATGGCTTCGGCACGACGAACCAGTGGCAGTACTTTGGCCTGGCGACGCCGTTCAAGAACGTGACGATGACCGGCCGCCTCGACTACGACGGCTACGAGCCGATCCGCCTGTCCGCGGTGGGTGAGCTGATCAAGAACGTGGCCTTCGACGAAGGCCGCCTGTCCGCCTATGGCGTGAACAACCGGGGTCCGACCGGTGCGGGTGGCAACAGCGCCTTCGAAGGTGGCGACTCGGCGTGGTTCCTCAATCTGATCGCCGGCAGCCCGTCCTTCGACAAGCGCGGCGACTGGAATGCCTTCCTCGGCTACCGCTATGTGGAGTCGGATGCTGTCATCGACGGCTTCACCGATTCCGACTTCGGCGGCGGTGGCACCAACATGAAGGGCTTCACCATCGGTGGAAACTACGCCCTCTCGCCCTCGGTGCGCCTCGGTGCGCGCTGGATGAGCGCCAATGAAATCGCAGGACCCACGCTGCAGAGCGACGTCCTCCAGTTCGACATCAACGCCAAGTTCTAACCATGTCCCGCTCCCTTTTGCTCCTTTCCGCCTGCCTGTTGCCCTTCGCCGCCGTGCGCGGTGAGGAAGCCGCTGCCGCGGAAGACCCGCAAGCCGCCGCGAATGCCAAGCTGCGCACGGCGCTGCGCGATAGCATGCTCCAACTCCGGACCGCCCAGACCGAGGCCCAGCAGGCCAAGGCCGACAAGGAGGCTGCCGATGCGAAGATCACCGAGCTGACCAAGAAGGCCGACGCGCTGGCGAAGCAGTCGGCCGAAGACCAGGCGGCCTCGAAGAAATCGATCGAGAGGCTGACGGTGGACTACAAGTCGCTGGAAGAGAAATACGGTGCGCTAGATGCGACGCTGGCGAAGTGGAAGGAGGGCTATACCAAGGCCGCCGCGGTCGCGAATGCGAAGGAAGCGGAGCGTGCGAAGCTGGCCGACGAGAAGTCGGTGCTGCAGGCGAAGGTGCGCGATCACAAGGCGCAGAACCTGGAGCTCTATCGCCTGGCGACCGAGATCCTGGAGCGCTACCGCAGCTTCAGCGTGGGTGAAGCGCTCAAGGCGCGTGAACCCTTCACCGGCATCACCAAGGCGCGCCTTGATACGCTGGTGCAGGACTATCGTGACAAGGTGGAGGATGCACGAATTCCCGCCGAAGGAGAAAAGAAGAAACCTACCCCCTGATCGCAGCGGATCACCTGCGCCGGAGTTGATTTGTTCCACTGCTCCCGTCCCCCTCTTTCCCCCGATTGTTCCCGTTCCCTTTTGTTTTCATGCATTATCGCATTCTTATTTCCTGCCTCGCCCTGCTTGCGCCGTTGTCCGCGCAGACCAAGCCAGCCGCTTCTTCTAACAAAACCGTGGTCGCCAAGGTGGGTGATGCGGAAGTGTATGTGGAGGACGTGCAGAACTGGCTGGCCGGACTTGAACCTGCGCAGCGCGAGGCCGCGGCGAAGCAGCCATCGCTTCTAACAGAGGCGGTGCGCACGCTGCTGGTGCAGCGGCTGGTGTTGCAAGAAGCCGAAGGAAAGAAGTGGGGAGATCG from Luteolibacter sp. Y139 includes the following:
- a CDS encoding putative porin; protein product: MLRYDSHLPLSTLLALTLQAGLLHAQEAAPGGAVPEEPGSDLPALTEPQTTAPVDAANGPAAMMAGGGVSQNVTINLINRLVKRGVLSAEDAKDLVTMAQADAEAARLRDESMRVAIADASAPPVEQGDVGVSYVPEPVKQQMQTEIKAQLMAEAREREYSAKNPEPEWKKQWKVFGDLRTRYEGTYFGDSNDNTGAFPNFNAINTGAPFDVSGTQFSPQLNVDQDRDRFRFRFRAGAAIELEDGFSGGFRVATGESSSPVSPNQSFGASGGNFSKYALWLDRAFLSYNFGKQLDADVNIDIGRFDNPFFSSEVMWDDDIGMDGIAIRGSHQVNDTVKVFGSGGAFPIFNTDYNFATNNPAKFESTDKYLFAGQIGVNLKLKEDLTAKFAVAYYDFSGAEGEFSTPYTPLTSSDAGDTDGTRPSFAQKGNTYMPLRVIIPDASNGFGTTNQWQYFGLATPFKNVTMTGRLDYDGYEPIRLSAVGELIKNVAFDEGRLSAYGVNNRGPTGAGGNSAFEGGDSAWFLNLIAGSPSFDKRGDWNAFLGYRYVESDAVIDGFTDSDFGGGGTNMKGFTIGGNYALSPSVRLGARWMSANEIAGPTLQSDVLQFDINAKF